Proteins encoded together in one Coffea arabica cultivar ET-39 chromosome 2c, Coffea Arabica ET-39 HiFi, whole genome shotgun sequence window:
- the LOC113724488 gene encoding ammonium transporter 2 member 4-like has translation MELPKNLLSDEGSPDFLNKGDNAWQLAAATLVGLQSVPGLIIFYGGMAKKKWAINSALMALYAFAVVLVCWVGWSYRMSFGDKLVAFWGKPSVALDEKYLLEQAFLGYFPTATMVFFQFVFAAITPILIGGALLGRMHFGAWMFFVPLWHTFSYTIGAYSIWNPNGWLFKLGIIDFAGGFVIHLSSGVAGFTAAYWVGPRTTNDKERFPPNNVLMMLAGGGLLWMGWTGFNGGASYAASGLASLAVLNTHVCTAVSLLTWLALDYCFFGKPSIIGAMQGMITGLVCITPAAGVVQCWAAILMGVISGCIPWFTMMVLHYRIKFLRRVDDTFAVFHTHALAGSLGGILAGLFAVPKLCRIFYNAPDWEKYIGLGYGLQTGRTWAGLRQMGIQLLGMGFIICLNIFTTTIICMLINLIVPLRLNEEELEMGDEVVHGEEAYALWGDGDRFENPKVNSVYDADEYPSAMSKFSMVPKTPSELQMV, from the exons ATGGAATTGCCCAAAAACCTGCTATCAGATGAGGGTAGCCCAGATTTTTTGAACAAGGGAGACAATGCATGGCAACTTGCAGCAGCCACTCTTGTTGGCCTACAAAGTGTTCCAGGTCTGATCATCTTCTATGGTGGCATGGCTAAGAAGAAATGGGCAATAAATTCAGCCCTAATGGCTCTTTATGCATTTGCAGTTGTTTTAGTCTGTTGGGTTGGCTGGAGTTACCGCATGTCGTTTGGCGATAAGCTCGTGGCATTCTGGGGAAAACCATCGGTAGCTTTAGACGAAAAATATCTTCTTGAACAGGCTTTTTTAGGGTATTTTCCTACAGCAACAATGGTGTTTTTCCAGTTTGTATTTGCTGCAATTACTCCTATTCTGATTGGTGGGGCACTTCTGGGAAGAATGCACTTTGGTGCATGGATGTTTTTTGTGCCTCTTTGGCATACATTTTCCTACACTATTGGAGCATATAGTATTTGGAACCCTAACGGTTGGCTGTTCAAGCTTGGAATCATTGATTTTGCTGGAGGATTTGTCATCCATCTATCATCTGGTGTTGCTGGATTTACTGCTGCATATTGG GTAGGGCCAAGAACTACAAATGACAAGGAAAGATTTCCTCCAAACAACGTACTTATGATGTTGGCCGGCGGAGGACTGCTATGGATGGGTTGGACTGGGTTCAACGGCGGAGCATCTTACGCCGCCAGCGGTCTTGCGTCGTTGGCTGTGTTGAACACTCATGTTTGTACAGCTGTGAGCTTGCTAACTTGGCTGGCTcttgattattgtttctttGGGAAGCCTTCAATTATTGGTGCCATGCAGGGCATGATCACTGGCCTGGTTTGCATTACTCCTGCAGCAG GTGTAGTTCAATGCTGGGCAGCTATCCTCATGGGAGTGATTTCAGGATGTATTCCTTGGTTCACAATGATGGTGCTGCATTATAGGATCAAGTTCTTAAGGAGAGTAGATGACACATTTGCAGTCTTCCACACCCATGCCCTAGCCGGAAGCCTAGGCGGCATCCTCGCCGGCCTTTTCGCGGTGCCTAAACTATGCCGGATTTTCTACAACGCACCGGACTGGGAAAAGTACATAGGCCTAGGTTATGGCCTCCAAACAGGTCGAACTTGGGCTGGTCTAAGACAAATGGGGATTCAACTTCTTGGGATGGGTTTTATTATATGTCTCAACATTTTCACGACCACTATTATTTGTATGCTCATCAATTTGATtgtccctcttagattgaatgaagAGGAGTTGGAAATGGGAGATGAGGTTGTGCATGGTGAGGAAGCATATGCATTATGGGGTGATGGGGATAGGTTTGAAAATCCCAAGGTTAATTCTGTGTATGATGCTGATGAGTATCCTTCTGCTATGTCAAAGTTTTCAATGGTGCCGAAGACTCCCAGTGAACTGCAAATGGTATGA